CGTGCGATCTCCACGCCCCGGGCGCGCATTGCCGCCAGCAGGGCGGGTGTAAAGTGGAGGCCTGCGGTGGGAGCGGCAACGGAGCCTTCGCTGCGCGCATACACGGTCTGGTACCGTTCTGCGTCCGTCGCCTCCGCCTCCCGTTCGATGTACGGCGGCAGCGGCATGCGTCCATGGCGTTCGATCGCGCGCCTCACGTCACCCTGTGTATTCAGGCGCACGCGCCGTGTACCATCCGCCAGCACCTCGAGGATCTCGACGTGCAGGTCATCCGCGATACGGACGGTGCGGCCGGCCCGGAGCCGGGCGCCTGGTCGCACGAGCGCCGCCCACTCACGCGGCCATGCCGCCGCGTTCAGGTCGGATGCCGGCTGATTGGTCCCGGCCCTGCCGCCGGAAGCCCCGGGCGCCGCGGACTCCGGGGTCTCGCCCGCTGGATGCAGCAGCACGATCTCTGCTGCGCCGCCACCGGCGCGGCTGCCGAGCAGACGGGCGGGAAATACGCGTGTCTCGTTCAGTACGAGGACATCGCCCGGCTCGAACAGATCGATGATATCGCGGAAGGTGGCGTGCTCGAACGTGTCGCGGTCCCGGCGCACGATGAGCAGGCGGCTGGCATCGCGCTCGGTCGCGGGATAGCTGGCGATCAGCTC
The genomic region above belongs to Longimicrobiales bacterium and contains:
- the queA gene encoding tRNA preQ1(34) S-adenosylmethionine ribosyltransferase-isomerase QueA — encoded protein: MPERAPLTTSSFDYDLPPELIASYPATERDASRLLIVRRDRDTFEHATFRDIIDLFEPGDVLVLNETRVFPARLLGSRAGGGAAEIVLLHPAGETPESAAPGASGGRAGTNQPASDLNAAAWPREWAALVRPGARLRAGRTVRIADDLHVEILEVLADGTRRVRLNTQGDVRRAIERHGRMPLPPYIEREAEATDAERYQTVYARSEGSVAAPTAGLHFTPALLAAMRARGVEIARVVLHVGVGTFRPVEAEDPADHPMHEEWYEVTEAEAVRMNAARRAGGRLWAVGTTVTRTLESAADEAGVIQAGSGWTRLFIRPGYDFKAVDALITNFHLPRSTLLMLVSAFAGYERTRAAYDEAIRERYRFYSYGDAMAIL